The Acidobacteriota bacterium DNA segment AGGACGGTCGCGCTCCCGCTTCGGTCACCGATGGTCCCCGCTCGCGGTGGTCCGCCCGCGGAGCGAGGGCCCTTGCCTTGGGACGTCTGTTAGTCTGGGCCGCGGGAGGAGGAGGGCGTCCGCGCCGGCACGGCCGAAGGCCCCGCCGCGGCACGCCCGAAGGGGGAGCGACGATGGGCAACGAGCGCCGCTACGAACACCGGATGGATATCAAGTGCGCACCGCTGGAACGGATCGACGTTCCCGCCATCGCCGCCGAGAGTGCCGGTGACTGGTTCAACCAGACACTGACGAGGGTGAACGACTCGGTCGTGCGGCTGGGCGTCGTTCGGGGGGTGTACCACTGGCACCGGCACGAGGAAGACGACGAGTTCTTCTTCGTGCTGAGCGGGCGGCTGTTCATCGACCTCGAGGACCGGACCATCGAGTTGGGCCCGCAGCAGGGGGTGACCATCCCGAAGGGGACGAGGCACCGGCCGCGCGCCCCCGAACGGACCGTGATGCTGATGGTCGAGACCGCCTCGATCGACCCGCTCGGTAGCGAGTGACAGGGACGCCGATCTTCGTTCCGAAGGGCGGAGGCCAGGGTCGGTGCCGGCCGGGAGTGACGTGCGGTCCGGCCGGCTCCGCGGATCCACGCAGAGCTTCCGGCCGGCCGGCGCCGCGAAGCGCGCGGGACAGATCGAATCGGCCGGTTCTCGCCCGGGCGCGGATCGAGGCGAAGGACGATCCTCCGGCAACCCCGCGCATTCGTTCCGAAATGCATCCCCAATGGTGCGTCGTTCCGCCGAGCACGTTGGAGGATCGGAGGATCCGATGTCGAAGGGACCGATGCCGGGGATCGGGCCGAGGTGTTCGTTCCTCATCGGGTTGCGCGGCGATTCGCACCATCGAGGGAGCATCTCTCGTTCCCTCGGTTGCCGGCGGCCACGCGCTCTCCTGGGCGCGCCAGCGGCTGGGCGAGCCGGCCTCGGGGCGGGCGCTCGTTTCTCCGCGCTCGCGGCCGTGGCGATCGGCACGGCCCCGGGACATTCTCTTGCGAAGGCGCGGTCCGCGGCGAGGGAAGGGGTCGTGCGGAAGCGGTCGCTCGCGGACGTGCGGAGACCGCCGGTGACCGCGAGATGGATGGCGCGCACGGCGGATGTTTTCGCCGGACAGGCTCCTCGCGGCCGGATGGCTCGAAGGCCCGGCCGCCGGAGGAAGGGGATGCCTCGATGAACCCGATGCGGCCGGCCGTCACCGGCGCCCGCTGGATGGCCTACCTCGGCCTCGCCTGCGGCATCCTCTACTCGGTCGGCGGCTGCGCCGTCGATCTCGCCACGGTCGGTTTCAACCGCGGCACGGTTCTCGCGTTCGGGGCGCTGGTCGGGATGCCGGCGATCTTCGCCGCCGCCGGGTTCGGCGGTGGGTTTCTGTTCGGGCTGGCCGCGAGGGCGATCGGCGGAGGCGGGCGCACGAGCCGCTGACGGCCGGAGCCGGCAGGCCGTGCTCAGCAGCGCTGGAAGGCGCGCGCGGCGAGTTCCGTGACCCCGCGCATCGCTTTCGCCGGATCTTTCGCCGCCGGTTCCCGGGCAGGCGGGTGCGCCGGACCGAAGGGAGAAGGCCGATGGAGTGGGCCTCGGGGGGACTCCGGAAAAGCGCGCCGGGCGGCTGTTCCCCGGCACGGAGCTCTATGGCGCTCGCGGCGCGAGCGGCCGGCGCCGCGGGCCGGCCCGTGGACCCGGCCGGCGTGGGGGCGGAAGGGCCGGCGGAGCAGCGCGGGAAGCACGGTGAACCCGCGCTCGGGGGGAAAGCGCACGGTCACGGTGCGCGCGCCGCCCGCTTCGATCCGAACCGGGCCGGCGCGGGCGGGCGCCACCCCGGGGAGGGCGACGGTCACGGACAGAGGAACCGCGGGCGGCAGGCAGGCGAAGCGGGCGCGGCCCCATTCCCCGGTGCGCTCGGCCCGCACGGTCGCGTCGCCCTCCACCCGCACGATCGCGCCGGGCACGGGGTTGCGTTCGGAATCGAACACGCGCACCCGGAGTTCGCCGAACGGCCCGAGGACGATCCGCACGGGGACCGGCGGCGCTCCGACGGTGATTTCGCGGCGCTCCGGCTCGGGGCAACCAGGAACGCGGATCTCCAGCCGGTACTCTCCCGGGAGAACGCGCCCGAACCGCGCTGCACCGGCGCCGTCGGTGCGCCTTTCCGCGGCCAAGCGTCCCGGGGGGCGGCTCTCCAGGATCACGGGCACCGCCTGGAGTGGGTGCATGCCGCCGCCGGAGTCCCTGAGCGAGACGAACACGACCAGTTCCCCCGGGGCTGCGGGCGCTTCTTCGAACGCCGGCGTCGTCCCGCCGAGCAGCAGGAGCGCCAGGAGCGATGTCCCGAGGCATCTTCGCCGGCGCGCGCGGCGGCTAGGGCGGGCACGCGGCCGGCGCGCGCCGCTCCTCCGTGTCGAAGACGAGGTCATGGGAGCCTCCTCCGCCTTGCGCTCCCGTTTCGAGAAGGAGAGCGAGCCCGGCGGGGGTTCGCGCGAGGTTCTCCGGCTGCACCGGCTGGTACCGCACGGCGAGACGCCGCGGCACGCCGCCGGCGAGGATCGTCCGGACGCGGGCTTGCCCGGGTCGCATCTCGAAGGCCTCGCTCTCGAAAAAGGTCGTCTCCCCGGGTGCGAACAGGCAAACCCGCACGCGGGCTCCCCGATCCGTTCGGCGCAGGCCGACGACGATGCCGACGCCGTCCAGCACCCTGGCCGCTTCGGGCCGCCCCTCCAGATGGTCGGCGAGAAGATGGAACGCCGCGCCCCGTCCCGCGGAGCCGGGCGGGTCGAGCGAAACGGTCACGAGATCGAGCGAAGGGACGGGAAGTCCTCCCGGATCGCTCCGGACGATGAGTTCGCAGGCATCGCGCCGCGGCGTCCGGCAGGCTCCCGCCGCACCCGGCTCCCGGAGGACGAAGCAGGCGGCGCCGCGCGCGTCGATCTGGCAGCCCATCCCGGCCGTGACCGGCAAGCCGGCGCAGACCGCGAGGGCGCCGATGCCCACGGCGCCCGTTGTCAGCGCGAGCCGCGCCGTCACCA contains these protein-coding regions:
- a CDS encoding cupin domain-containing protein, translated to MGNERRYEHRMDIKCAPLERIDVPAIAAESAGDWFNQTLTRVNDSVVRLGVVRGVYHWHRHEEDDEFFFVLSGRLFIDLEDRTIELGPQQGVTIPKGTRHRPRAPERTVMLMVETASIDPLGSE
- a CDS encoding carboxypeptidase regulatory-like domain-containing protein; its protein translation is MTSSSTRRSGARRPRARPSRRARRRRCLGTSLLALLLLGGTTPAFEEAPAAPGELVVFVSLRDSGGGMHPLQAVPVILESRPPGRLAAERRTDGAGAARFGRVLPGEYRLEIRVPGCPEPERREITVGAPPVPVRIVLGPFGELRVRVFDSERNPVPGAIVRVEGDATVRAERTGEWGRARFACLPPAVPLSVTVALPGVAPARAGPVRIEAGGARTVTVRFPPERGFTVLPALLRRPFRPHAGRVHGPARGAGRSRRERHRAPCRGTAARRAFPESPRGPLHRPSPFGPAHPPAREPAAKDPAKAMRGVTELAARAFQRC